CCGTGTCATACATCTTCAACTCCTCAGCATAACACGTGTGCCCGGCCGTCGCCAGGTGTCACCTAAAAGACCAGACCAACCGCCTTCAGGCGCCGTACGTGTCGGACCGCCGCCGCATTCTTCCTCTCCCCCCTTCACCCTCGCTTCCATAAATCCCGTTCCGCGCgcagaagaaaaaagaacaatCGCGCTACCTTCCACGAATCCTTTCGTAGATGGCTTCCCAGCAAGACGTCAAGAAAGAATCCTCCATGGAAGAAGAGCACGCGGCGGAGAGAACAGGCATGTCTCCAGAGGAGATCGGCAGATACCGAGCCACCGCCCAGCAGAACTCCGTCGATGTCATGAGGGCTGCGGAGGAGCGCTACGAGAAGGCCAAGCATGCCGGCGCCTCCACCATCCATGACGCCAAGGAAACCGCCACCCATGGCCTCGCTGCCACCACGACTTACCTGGCCGCCAAGGGTACCGAGGCGAAGGGCACCGTCGCGCATGGGGCCCGAGTCGCTGCCGAGTATGCTGCAGAGAAGGGAACTGCGGCCAAGGATCATGCTGCAGAGAAGGCCCAGCAGGGCTACCATGCTGCCGTTCGGGGTGCCCGTGCCGCTGCCGATGTCGCTGCAGAGAAGGCTTCCGCTGCGAAAGATACTGCAATGGAGAAGGGCGGTCGACAGGGGTGTGATGCAGCGAAGGATACTGCAGTCCAGGCTGCAGTGAAGGCCAAGGATGTTGCTGCGAGTGCCGGTGGAAGTGCTGCGGATTATGGGAAGCAAGCCGCCGAGAAGGCCAGAGACGTGACGGTCAGCACCGGAAAGAGTGCAGCAGATCATGCGCAGCAGGCTGCAGCGAAGGCCAAAGACGTGGCAATAGAAACTGGAAAGAGTGCTGGGGATTATGCGCAGCAGGCTGCAGCGAAGGCCAGAGATGCAGCCGTGAGCACTGGTAAGAGTGCAGCAGACTATGCCCAAAAGAAGGCGGGGGGAGCCAAGGATGCAGCTGTTGGTGCAGGTCAGAAGGCTGGGCGCACAGGAGAGAGAACCAAGGAATTAGCAGAGGAAGCGAAGGAGACGGCCGAGGAGTCTAGCGAGCGACCCAAAGAACATGCTAACCAGAGATCTACTGAAGCAAAGGTATTCAATTATGACTCATTGAATTTATCTAAATATGGATTATTTCTCCTGTATGATACTAGGATAAAACCACGTATGGACTGGATAGCTTATGAAGTTGGGCGTATCTGCATTGTCGTTGTGCAGCGAAAGCTCGAGGAACAGACCCACAAGGCACAGGAGAAACTTTAGAATCCCTCACTCAGGGGAGAGGAGGCGGCTGTCATGAAAGAGGCTACCAAGAAACAAGGGAAGACGGAGCATGAGctggaaggaaaagaaagataaGGCAGAGGaagcggaagaggaagaggaagagtgcAGGCACTATTGCTGCTGGTGACCTGTTTGAAGTTGGGTGCGGCCGGAATCGAGCAGCCCAATCTACCAAGGAACTGGTTATGGGAAGAGAGGAAATagtgaataaataaatacaaatgCATTAAGCAACAGGTAGTTTGAACTTTTCAGCTTTCCTTGTTGTAAACTTGGTGTCTTATAATGATGTAAAATAGAATGGTGATAAACATATAAATAAAATGGCTCTAGCAACAGCACAATGTGGCCCCGTCTTTACACAAAAAAAACTGCTTGCCAGTCTAACAAGATGTCGACCTGCACGCTTCTGATGATGGTTTCGGGCCGGGCTTTTGGCTTTAGCACTGGTTACGGAGGGAACGAGCTTTATCTTTTAGCTCCTGGAATGCTCGCATTGTTTCGACATCAAAACCTCCTGCAAACTGGAAATAGCCAAGAGAGTTTTGTTTAAAAACGGTTAAAATTGAAAGTATGATGGCCATCTCCCAGGAGAGTTTCCAACTGCGTGCAAATACCTGGTGCACTCTGAAGGCAAATCTAACACCCTGGAGCATGAGCTCCTCCTCTTCAGGACCGCCTGCTATGGCCTCCAGTTCAGAAGAGACTCTTTTCATGTATTTCATCGCCAGTTTCCCTGAAGCTAGCTTGATCTGCATGATGAATCCCATGTCAGATGTTAGGATCCAGTACACAAGTTAGCATCTCAAACATTGGGAGCCCATTTTGGATGTATCCTTTCAGAAGCaggagatgcataaaaagaaatataCGACTGTTACGTTCCAGAAGAGCTCGTGGACAGAAAATGAAGGTTGCACA
This is a stretch of genomic DNA from Phoenix dactylifera cultivar Barhee BC4 chromosome 9, palm_55x_up_171113_PBpolish2nd_filt_p, whole genome shotgun sequence. It encodes these proteins:
- the LOC103704093 gene encoding embryonic protein DC-8-like, whose translation is MASQQDVKKESSMEEEHAAERTGMSPEEIGRYRATAQQNSVDVMRAAEERYEKAKHAGASTIHDAKETATHGLAATTTYLAAKGTEAKGTVAHGARVAAEYAAEKGTAAKDHAAEKAQQGYHAAVRGARAAADVAAEKASAAKDTAMEKGGRQGCDAAKDTAVQAAVKAKDVAASAGGSAADYGKQAAEKARDVTVSTGKSAADHAQQAAAKAKDVAIETGKSAGDYAQQAAAKARDAAVSTGKSAADYAQKKAGGAKDAAVGAGQKAGRTGERTKELAEEAKETAEESSERPKEHANQRSTEAKRKLEEQTHKAQEKL